GATATATTTTTTTAGTTCGGACGATATATGGACTTGTTGTGTTGACATTCCATCCCCTCTGGTTGATTTTAGAGCGGGGATGGATTTTTTTCTATTCAAACTTTCTATGAACTTTCCGAAGTCATGGCCCCACCGTTATATTAATATACCAGCGTGGGTATAGCAGAGTAAGTGAGGCACATGATCAAAATATATGTTAAAGGCACGGAAACCAGAAGAACCTATGTCCGATTTGAATTTTCGAGCGAAGGAGCATCACCAGCAGAGATAATCAGAATAATGACAAGTTTGGGCTTTCAGATTGTTCAGGGCCATCACGACTTTATGATTGACTATCACAACGATGGTGAGTTCCTGGAAATCACTGAGCGACTTCACAGGGCCCTGCGTGGCACAAATGTAAGATACACGCTGACAACAGAACCGCTCAAGCCAGTAGAAAGTCCAGTGGACATAGAATCAATGATTTAACTCTTCTTCAATCTTTTTATCTTGTTTTTTCATTTCCTCAATGGTATTGTTGCGATGCTCTTTCAATTTTTCTGCGACTTTCTCATCCTGCAATGCAAGGATTCTTGCAGCAAGAAGTGCAGCATTCACGCCTCCATCTAGTGATACGCATGCCACTGGCATTCCCGGGGGCATCTGGACTACAGATAGAATTGCATCTAGTGAAACTTTTCCGCTACAGGGCACCCCAATCACGGGTTTGAGGGTTTTTGCTGCCACAACACCTGGGAGTGCTGCTGAAAGACCAGCAATCGCTATGAACACCTTCGCATCAGAATTTCTAACAAATTCTTCCACAAGCTCTGGTGATTTGTGTGCAGAGGCAATGTGGACCTCATAAGAAATTTCCAGGTTCTTAAGCATCGAGACACATTTTTTTATCACTTCCAAATCAGAAATGCTCCCTGCAATTACACATACATCTACCATACTCCACCCCATCTCAAAAACCCAAGAATATAAAAATATTGAAAAAAATATAGCAAAAAAAAGTTCATGCAAGCTCTTTTAGGCCTTCATTATTGCTGCTAGAAACACCACAACAGCGACGACTGCACCGCCTATTGCGGAGAGGAGCATGAGAAGCGCACTCTTTATGAGTTCCAGAAGATGCCCTGGATTCATTCTGTAGTAGTAGAAGCCCCCAAGAATCCCGACCACAAGACCGACAACCAGAAGAATTGCTCCGATCAGCCTGCTTCTGCCAGTCCCGAAATAGGCTGTGAAAATCCCAGCAAGCAGCATGAAAAGTCCCATTGTCAGCAGAAACACTGTTAGGTATTCCAGCCAGCCCATGTTCATTCTTTCACCAGCGTTCTCAGAACTTTATTCCAGTCAAGGTCTTAGTGTCAATTACGCCAGGAATAGACCTAATTTTGTCCACAACTACCTGACCGAGAACATTGAAGTCCTCTGCCTCTACCTTTGCAATCAGGTCATATTCCCCGAATAGAGGGTGCAGTTCCACTATCTCTTTCACTTTCAGTAACTCGTTGTACACGTCGTGTTCCTTTGCCGGTGCCGTGCTTATTAATACGAAGCCGATTGCCATTTGCTCACCGTTTGGGTATAGATACTTCTAAAATATAAAGATTTCCACGGTTGTTTCTTACGGTTGTCTCACAGTTGTCCAATATCCCTATCTTGGGACGGCTTGGGAGTTGGCGGTGGCAATACCTCTCGGGCTTCCTTCTCTTTCGCATCTTCTCTTTTTGCGACCACTTCGCTCTCCTTCTTTTCCTGTTTTTCGCTTTCTTTATGTTTTGCTACTTCAGTTCTTGGCAGCACTATTTGCCGCCCACATTTCGGGCAAGTTCCGTATGTTTTTGCACATAGAATACATACTGGAGCGCCACAATCATGTAGAATGTCTGCCAGGCCATTGCAAATCATACAACGTTCTGTGCCCTTTCTTCCAGATGGGAGAAATTCTGAGTTAGCATCGGCAGAAGGAGTTTTATCGACAATCTCATTTACTTCTACAATAGGGGTGCTTACCTTTCCATCACTGAATGATTTGAGATGGTGTAGAAGAATCTTTGCTTTGAAAATACCAGTATTCAACTCTTTTGCAAGATTGAACAACGTTCTTTTTTCTGGTGGAATCCTCATTGCTTCCCTTGCAAGTGCCTCAATTTCAGGAGCGAACTCATATTTGGACGCATCCATTTCCTCTACTGCCATGATGAATCCCATAATCTTTTTCGCCTTCTGGACTGAAATGTTT
This sequence is a window from Thermoplasmata archaeon. Protein-coding genes within it:
- the purE gene encoding 5-(carboxyamino)imidazole ribonucleotide mutase encodes the protein MVDVCVIAGSISDLEVIKKCVSMLKNLEISYEVHIASAHKSPELVEEFVRNSDAKVFIAIAGLSAALPGVVAAKTLKPVIGVPCSGKVSLDAILSVVQMPPGMPVACVSLDGGVNAALLAARILALQDEKVAEKLKEHRNNTIEEMKKQDKKIEEELNH
- a CDS encoding Lrp/AsnC ligand binding domain-containing protein, whose amino-acid sequence is MAIGFVLISTAPAKEHDVYNELLKVKEIVELHPLFGEYDLIAKVEAEDFNVLGQVVVDKIRSIPGVIDTKTLTGIKF